The genomic segment TTGCGCGCCGTGGCCAAGTACGGCGTGGGCCTGGATAATATTGATTTGGAATACTGCAAAACGCGCGGCATCGCCGTTTCGCGCACGGTGGGGGCCAACAGCGAAGCCGTGGCCGACTACGCCCTGACCCTCATGCTCATGGCGGCCCGGCGTGCGGCCCTCATTGACCGCCGTTGCCGCCGGAAGGACTGGAGCAAGATCACCAGCCTGGATCTCTACGGCAAGACCCTGGGCATTGTCGGTCTGGGGGCCGTGGGCCGCTGCGTGGTGCGCCGCGCCCGTGGTTTTGCCATGAAGATTCTGGCCCACGACATTGTCTGGGATGCGGCCTGGGCCGCCGAAAACGGCGTGGAGCGCGCGGACTTGGACCGCATTTGCCGTGAGGCGGACTGCATCACCCTGCACACAGCCCTTACCGACGCCACGCGCAACTGCATCAATGCCGCGCGCCTGGCGAGCATGAAACCCACGGCCATCCTGGTGAACACCGCGCGCGGCGGACTGGTGGACGAAGCGGCTCTGCTGGACGCCCTGCGGGAAAATCGCATCTATGGCGCGGGCCTGGACGTTTTTGCCCAGGAACCCCCGGCCGACCCTGCATGGTACGGGCTGGACAATCTTGTCATGGGCTCGCACTGCGCGGCTTCCACTGCCGGAGCAACCGCCGCCATGGGGCATATGGCGGTGGATAACCTGCTGCGGGATCTGGGCCTGACGGCATAGGGCTTTTTTGCCAGGGCATTGCAACGTTGCAATGCCCTGGCGGCTGCGTATGCAGCTGCCCGCTGCGGAGGTGCAGGCGCAGCTGCAGCCGTTGCGACGCGGGAGCTCAGCCCGTTACGACGAAAGGAAGTGCGAGCAAAGACAGCACCGCTGTGCCGCTACGCGGTTAAGCGCCGGAACGAGCGTGCCGCAGACTTTGAAAAGGCCTACTCTCAAAGGGAATCTGCTCTAGCGGCTGATGGGCGGCACGCTGCTGCCGGCCTTGAGAATACTGCCCAGATGTTTGCGTGCCAGGGCCAGTTCGTCATCGGTCACGTCGGGCATATCACGAGAGCGTGCGCCCATTTCGTTGCCTTCCTCCACAATGGCCAGAGCCGCGGCCATGCGCCCCATGACGCAGAAAAAGCGCACGGGATCCCAATTGCGCTGTTGCACCCAGGCGGCTGCCTGGGGGGAGTAAAGAAAATCCGCCTTGTTGTTGCGCAGGATAGGGTGGGCCTCTTCATTGCCGGCCCGCGCCCAGGCGCGGAACTGAGGCAGCACGTCCAGAAAACGCAGCAGTTCTTTTTCCGTTACCGGCGGCTGTTTTTCATAGACGGAAAGGGCGGCCTTCTGCGGTGCGCTTTTTTTGGCCGGTGCGGCGGCCTGAGCCTCCGGCACGGCGCTGCAGGGCGGCAGAGGCAGGCCGCAGAGCGCCAGCCAGACCCCTACCGCGATCCCCAATCCGGGGCGGAACAGAGCGTTATTATTCATTCAGTACCGCACCGCGCTGAATTTGGTGAGCCGGTCCAGGTTGTGGTAGGATTCCACATACCGCAGGGTACCGGTTTTGCCGCGCAGAACCAGCGAATGGGTCACGGCGTGGCGGGGGCTGTAGCGCACGCCGCGCAGAAAATCGCCGCCGGAAATGCCCGTGGCGGCAAAGAAACAGTCGTCGCTGCGGATCAGGTCGTGCACGGTGAGTACTTCACGCACGTCAATGCCGGCCTCGGTAATGGCCTCTTTTTCCACATAGGACTGAGGGTCGAGCCGGGCCAGCAACTGGCCGCCCATGCCCTTGATGGCGCAGGCAGAAAGCACGCCTTCGGGCGTACCGCCCGTGCCCATCATGATGTCCACTTCAGAGCGCGGGTCCACGGCCATAAGCGCCCCGGCCACATCACCGTCGGTTTGCAGCTGAATGCGCGCTCCGGCGGCGCGGATGTCGTTAATGAGCTTTTTGTGCCGGGGTTTGTCCAGCACAAAAACCACCAGATCCTGTACGCTCTTGTCCAGGGCTTTGGCCACGCGGTTGAGATTTTCTTTCACCGGGGCGTCCAGGTCCACCACGTCGCGGGCTTCGCGGGGCACCACCAGCTTCTGCATGTAATAGCTGGGGCCGGGGTTGAACATGCTGCCGTGCGGGGCCACGCCCACTACGGAAATGGCGTTGGGCCGTCCGTAGGCCAGCAGATTGGTGCCTTCCACGGGGTCCACGGCCACGTCCAGGCAGGGGCCAGTGCCTTTGCCCACCTTTTCGCCGTTAAAAAGCATGGGGGCGTGGTCTTTTTCGCCCTCGCCGATGATCACCAGGCCGTCAATGTTGAGGGTGGCAAAGCTCACCCGCATGGCATCCACGGCGGCGCCGTCGCCGGCTTCTTTGTCTCCCCTGCCGAGCCAGCGGGCCGATGCCAGGGCCGCCGCCTCGGTGATGCGTACAATGTCCAGGGCCAGATTTTTTTCCGGTGCTTCCGCCATGCTGTCCTCCAAGGCAACTGTCGTTACAAAACACTTAGCTCTTACCCCAGCGCGGGGCGGGCTTCAAGGGGAATCCTGCGCGCCCGCGCGGCAAGGTGGTTACAGTAGTAAGGCATCAGGCTTCGGGCAGGCGGTAACGGCCGGCCACGGGCGTCTGCCAGGCCGCGCCGAAGGGCACGCGGCTCAGGTGCAGGGCCAGGGGTTCCTGCCGCCGCTTGAACTCGGCGGCAAAGAGCTTGCGCCGCACTTCCAGGCGTTGGGGCGCAAGCCTTGCCGTGCCCGGCGCAGAAGGCAGCAGCAGGTCTTCCAGAATAGGGTCCAGCTCCTCATAAGGCAGGAGGCTGTCCGAATCTTTCTGGCCGGGGCGCAGTTCCGCTGAGGGGGCTTTGGTAAAGATGTCTTCGGGGATGATTTCCTGGCCCCGGTGGGCGTTGTACCAGCGGCCTACGGCATAGACCTGGGTTTTGGTCAGGTCGCCGATGACGGCCAGCGCGCCCACGGAATCGCCATAGAGGGTGCAGTAGCCCATAGCCCCCTCGCTTTTGTTGCCTGTATTGAGCACCAGGGCCTGGGCGCGGTTGGCCAGCGAAGTGATGAGCGTGCCCCGGATGCGGGCCTGGACATTTTCAAAGGTAACGTCGCCGGGCAGCTGGGGGAACAGGTCCAGACCAGGCTTGAGGGCCACGGCAAAGGCCTCCATGAGGGGGCCGATGGGCATGGTTACGGTGCGTATGCCCAGGTTGGCCGCCAGTGCGGCGGCATCCTTGACGCTGCCCTCGCTGCTGTGGGGGGAGGGCAAGAGCACACCCGTGACATTTTTTGCGCCCAGGGCCTCTACGGCCACACTGCAGACCAGGGCCGAATCCATGCCGCCGGAAATGGCCACAATGGCCTTTTCCAGCCCGCACTTGCGTACAAAGTCGCCGGTGCCCAGCACCAGAGCGCGCCAGCAGGCTTCTTCCTCGCAGGCGCAGAGGGGTTCGGGCGTTTTGCCGCCGTTCTGGTTGGACGCGGTGTCCACCACCAGCACGTCTTCGGCAAAGGCTTTGCCCCGCGCCAGCAGTTGGCCTGTGGGGTCAAACCCCAGGCTTTGGCCGTTGTAAACCCGGCTGTCGTTGCCGCCCACCAGGTTGACGGAAAACAAGTGTACATGGTGCCGGGCCGCCACATGGGAGAGCATGTGTTCGCCCGCTTCCTGCGCGCCCACGCAGAAGGTTGAGGCCGCCATGTGAACGATGGCGTCCACACCCCGCTGCACCAGCTCCATCAGCGGATTGTGCCCACTGGCGTAGCGGGTTTTCCAGAAGGCGTTTTCTTCGCTGAGGGCGTCTTCGCAAAGCACCACGCCCAGCCGCCAGCCGCCCAGGGTCACGATGCCGCAGGAAATGCCCCGGTCGAAATAGCGGGCGTCCTCGTCCTGGTATTGCGCCGCGCCGGGGGCCTGCCCCTGGTTTTGCCCCTGGTTTTGGTAGACCTTGCGCGAAACCACCTGCCAGCCGCCCTTGTGCACCAGCACGGCCGCGTTGGACAAGAGACCGGAGGCGTACACGCTGGGCACGGGCGCGCCCACCAGCAGGGCCGGCCCCTGGGCCAGGGCTGCGGCCAGGCGGTCCAGAGCCCGCCGACAACCGCCCGCAAAATCTTCGGCGCAGAGGTAGTGCCCCGGAGCCACGCCGCAGAGGGCCAGTTCCGGCGTGACGCAGAGCTCGGCCCCGGCGGTGGCCGCCTGGCGGGCGGCTTCAAGGATGCGTTCCGTGTTGCCGGCCACGTCGCCGGTGACGCTGTTGCACTGTAAAAGAGCGATTTTCATGGCGCAGATTCCCCCATATTAAAGAAGGTTGTGCAAGGGGCCGCCGGGGGCGGCCAGGGCTTCCACCCTGCGGACAACGGCCGGATCCTCTTCCAGGGGGGGGGCGTGGAAGGGCTTTTGGCGGGCGTCCACCAGGAGGGGCGCTTCACAGGACCAGTGCTTGGCCTGTATGGCGGCTTTGACGCCATACACGTCTGTGGCCGGGTCTGAGCGGGTGAAGGTCACCCACAAAAAATTGTCCAGGTGGGCGGCGCAGAAGTCCGCGTCGTCCGCCACCACCAGCAGCGGAAAGGCCTCGCGCCCGGGCCAGGCCTCCAGCGCGCGCGTCAGGGCCTCCATGCACGGGTCCGGGCAGTTGCGTTCCAGCGTATGGCGCGGGCCGCCCAGCGCCAGCATGCCGGGCCCGGCCATACGCACGGGGCCGAAGCCCGCGGGCAGGGCGGGCAGGTCCGCCGCCGGGCCGCTCAGCTCCGTGCCCAGCCGCCGCCGGGCCGGACCGGCCGCCGCCCAGATGAGTTTGGAGCCCTCGTGCAGGTCCACGCCCGTGTAGTCCAAGGTGTCGCCTGTGCTGCGGGTGATGTAGTGCAGGTCGCGGGCAAAGTCTGTGCGCTCCAGCACATGACGCAAAAAAGCCGGCACGTCGCGGGCCGAAAGGCCGGGGGCGTCTTCGTGCGCGGCCAGGAGCACGTACTTGGCCAGGGCGGTCTGGGTGGTCCCCAGTAAGTGCAGAGCGGCGGTGAGCAGTTCGCGTGGGCGACGGATTGCTTCATACGGCGTATAGCGCTCACTGCCCAGGGCCAGCAAAAGGGGATGCACCCCGGCGGCGTCCACGGCGTGCACCTCGCGTACCCCGTGGAACACGCGCGGCACCAGCGGTCCGGTGAGCTCGTGGATAAAATCGCCGAAGACCGTATCCTCCTGCGGCGGGCGGCCCACGGCCGTGCAGGGCCAGACCGCGTCCTTGCGGTGGTATACGGCCTCTACCCGCAGTACGGGAAAGTCGTGGGTCAGGCTGTAGTAGCCCACATGGTCGCCGAAGGGCCCTTCAGGTTTGAGGTCGGGCAGGATGTGCCCGCTGAGGCAGAAATCCGCCTGGGCAAGCACGGGCAGGGGCAGGTCCGGCATGCGCGCAAGGGCGCAGCGTCGTCCGTCCAGCAGGCCGGCAAAGCGCAGCTCCGAAAGCCCTTCCGGCAGGGGCATGACCGCCGCCACGGTGAGGCCGGGGGGACCGCCCACATAGACGTGCACGGGCAGGGCGCGGCCTTGCGCCAGGGCGTGGGCATGGTGCACGCCCAAGCCCCGGTGGATCTGGTAGTGCAGGCCCACTTCGTCCGGCGCATAGGCATTGCCCGCCATCTGCACGCGGTACATGCCCAGGTTGGCGGCGTCGGGGCCGGGGCGGTCCGGGTCTTCGCTGTAGACCAGGGGCAGGGTGATGAAGGGGCCGCCATCGCCGGGCCAGGCCGTGATTTGTGGCAGGTCGCGCAGTGTGCAGCGGCATTCCAGCACGGGCGCGGCTTTGGCCCGCTGTGCGCCGGCCCGCTGCACGTGCGGCAAAAGGCGCGGCAGCCCCGGCAGGGCCGTAAGGAATTTCCATGGACGGCGGGCCACGGCGGCGGGGTCGGCGGCGGCCCGCAGCACGGCGCGCGCCGCAGGCAGGCTGTGGCGAAAAATGTGGTAGAGGCGTTCCCGCGTGCCGAACAGATTGGTGAGTACGGGAAAGGACGTGCCGTTCACGCGGGTAAAGAGCAGGGCCGGGGCCTTGGCCCGGAAGGCCCGGCGCTGAATGGCGGCCAGTTCCAGATAGGGGTCCACGGGCGCGTCCACGCGCACCAGCTGACCGTGGGCCTCCAGATCCGTGAGGCATTCCCGCAGATTGCGCCAGCCGGCCATCAGGCCTCCCCGCCGGGCGCGGCGTTCAGAGGCACAGGGGGCTGCAGCCCGGCCAGGGTGCGTTTTCCGGCGAGCACCAGGCAAAAGTCCGTCAGGATATCCGCATGGTCAAAGGCCAGGGGCGTGGGCAGGGCCTCAAGAGGATAGAAGGCGGCCTGGGCCGCGTCGTCGCCGGCGCGGAGGGCTTCGGGGTGGAGGGGGCGGCCCGTAAAGACCACGCTGAGGGTGTGCTGTCGGGGGTCGCGATCGGGCCGGGAATAGACGCCCAGCAGGCCGGTAAGCTCCACCACAAGGCCGGTTTCTTCCTGCGCTTCGCGCAGGGCGGCGGCTTCGGCGGATTCGCCCTCTTCGATAAAGCCGCCTGGCAGGGCGTAGCCCAGGGGCGGATTGGCCCGGCGGATGACGACTACGCCGCGCTCCGGCGTGTAGATGATCACATCCGTGGTGGGCGTGGGGTTGCGGTAGGCGGCATAGGCTTTGCCGC from the Desulfovibrio legallii genome contains:
- a CDS encoding phosphoglycerate dehydrogenase, with translation MNVLVTPRSFGKTNPELFDRLRDAGLTVLRNDTGGILSAEQMRVRLADCQGVILGVDPLDASVLTVAPQLRAVAKYGVGLDNIDLEYCKTRGIAVSRTVGANSEAVADYALTLMLMAARRAALIDRRCRRKDWSKITSLDLYGKTLGIVGLGAVGRCVVRRARGFAMKILAHDIVWDAAWAAENGVERADLDRICREADCITLHTALTDATRNCINAARLASMKPTAILVNTARGGLVDEAALLDALRENRIYGAGLDVFAQEPPADPAWYGLDNLVMGSHCAASTAGATAAMGHMAVDNLLRDLGLTA
- a CDS encoding serine/threonine protein phosphatase; the encoded protein is MNNNALFRPGLGIAVGVWLALCGLPLPPCSAVPEAQAAAPAKKSAPQKAALSVYEKQPPVTEKELLRFLDVLPQFRAWARAGNEEAHPILRNNKADFLYSPQAAAWVQQRNWDPVRFFCVMGRMAAALAIVEEGNEMGARSRDMPDVTDDELALARKHLGSILKAGSSVPPISR
- the glpX gene encoding class II fructose-bisphosphatase codes for the protein MAEAPEKNLALDIVRITEAAALASARWLGRGDKEAGDGAAVDAMRVSFATLNIDGLVIIGEGEKDHAPMLFNGEKVGKGTGPCLDVAVDPVEGTNLLAYGRPNAISVVGVAPHGSMFNPGPSYYMQKLVVPREARDVVDLDAPVKENLNRVAKALDKSVQDLVVFVLDKPRHKKLINDIRAAGARIQLQTDGDVAGALMAVDPRSEVDIMMGTGGTPEGVLSACAIKGMGGQLLARLDPQSYVEKEAITEAGIDVREVLTVHDLIRSDDCFFAATGISGGDFLRGVRYSPRHAVTHSLVLRGKTGTLRYVESYHNLDRLTKFSAVRY
- the nadE gene encoding NAD(+) synthase yields the protein MKIALLQCNSVTGDVAGNTERILEAARQAATAGAELCVTPELALCGVAPGHYLCAEDFAGGCRRALDRLAAALAQGPALLVGAPVPSVYASGLLSNAAVLVHKGGWQVVSRKVYQNQGQNQGQAPGAAQYQDEDARYFDRGISCGIVTLGGWRLGVVLCEDALSEENAFWKTRYASGHNPLMELVQRGVDAIVHMAASTFCVGAQEAGEHMLSHVAARHHVHLFSVNLVGGNDSRVYNGQSLGFDPTGQLLARGKAFAEDVLVVDTASNQNGGKTPEPLCACEEEACWRALVLGTGDFVRKCGLEKAIVAISGGMDSALVCSVAVEALGAKNVTGVLLPSPHSSEGSVKDAAALAANLGIRTVTMPIGPLMEAFAVALKPGLDLFPQLPGDVTFENVQARIRGTLITSLANRAQALVLNTGNKSEGAMGYCTLYGDSVGALAVIGDLTKTQVYAVGRWYNAHRGQEIIPEDIFTKAPSAELRPGQKDSDSLLPYEELDPILEDLLLPSAPGTARLAPQRLEVRRKLFAAEFKRRQEPLALHLSRVPFGAAWQTPVAGRYRLPEA
- a CDS encoding UbiD family decarboxylase; this encodes MAGWRNLRECLTDLEAHGQLVRVDAPVDPYLELAAIQRRAFRAKAPALLFTRVNGTSFPVLTNLFGTRERLYHIFRHSLPAARAVLRAAADPAAVARRPWKFLTALPGLPRLLPHVQRAGAQRAKAAPVLECRCTLRDLPQITAWPGDGGPFITLPLVYSEDPDRPGPDAANLGMYRVQMAGNAYAPDEVGLHYQIHRGLGVHHAHALAQGRALPVHVYVGGPPGLTVAAVMPLPEGLSELRFAGLLDGRRCALARMPDLPLPVLAQADFCLSGHILPDLKPEGPFGDHVGYYSLTHDFPVLRVEAVYHRKDAVWPCTAVGRPPQEDTVFGDFIHELTGPLVPRVFHGVREVHAVDAAGVHPLLLALGSERYTPYEAIRRPRELLTAALHLLGTTQTALAKYVLLAAHEDAPGLSARDVPAFLRHVLERTDFARDLHYITRSTGDTLDYTGVDLHEGSKLIWAAAGPARRRLGTELSGPAADLPALPAGFGPVRMAGPGMLALGGPRHTLERNCPDPCMEALTRALEAWPGREAFPLLVVADDADFCAAHLDNFLWVTFTRSDPATDVYGVKAAIQAKHWSCEAPLLVDARQKPFHAPPLEEDPAVVRRVEALAAPGGPLHNLL
- a CDS encoding NUDIX domain-containing protein — translated: MQRQVRCPHCGKAYAAYRNPTPTTDVIIYTPERGVVVIRRANPPLGYALPGGFIEEGESAEAAALREAQEETGLVVELTGLLGVYSRPDRDPRQHTLSVVFTGRPLHPEALRAGDDAAQAAFYPLEALPTPLAFDHADILTDFCLVLAGKRTLAGLQPPVPLNAAPGGEA